One stretch of Roseimicrobium sp. ORNL1 DNA includes these proteins:
- a CDS encoding PD-(D/E)XK nuclease superfamily protein: MAGRKTAVVNGAQLVKLCMDLAVKLGLQAREQVVVARRIWGARRRIDVVLTDPVTRKTLGIECKFQGVEGTAEEKIPSVIQDIAAWPIPGIVVFAGEGFTENMKSFLISTGKAVEFEDVEPWLRLFFGLELE; encoded by the coding sequence ATGGCTGGGCGTAAGACGGCAGTCGTCAATGGAGCGCAGCTTGTGAAGCTGTGCATGGATCTGGCCGTGAAGCTCGGCCTGCAAGCGCGCGAGCAGGTCGTCGTCGCCCGCCGCATCTGGGGCGCCCGCCGCCGCATCGATGTTGTCCTCACCGACCCCGTCACGCGCAAGACCCTGGGCATCGAATGCAAGTTCCAGGGTGTGGAAGGCACCGCCGAGGAAAAAATTCCCTCCGTCATTCAAGACATCGCCGCCTGGCCCATCCCCGGCATCGTCGTCTTCGCCGGCGAAGGGTTTACCGAGAACATGAAGTCCTTCCTCATCTCCACCGGCAAAGCCGTCGAGTTCGAAGACGTGGAGCCGTGGCTGAGGCTGTTCTTTGGGCTGGAGTTGGAGTGA
- the pyrH gene encoding UMP kinase, translated as MPEDEKRKFKRVLLKLSGEALREVGSHDNISPPIVENIAHQIKAAHQNGLEIALVVGGGNFWRGVTASSRGMERATADYMGMLATVMNSLAVQSMLEALDVPTRVQSAIKMDGVAEPFIRRRAMRHLELGRVVIFAAGTGNPFFSTDTTAALRASEIAADVVLKATKVDGIYDSDPKKNPDAVRFERLTFQEALVRQLKVMDATAFSLCQENNMPIVVFSMNEPDTIRQALIGEPIGTIVTA; from the coding sequence ATGCCCGAAGACGAAAAGCGGAAGTTCAAACGCGTTCTATTGAAACTCAGTGGTGAGGCCCTCCGGGAAGTGGGGAGCCATGATAATATTTCTCCACCCATTGTGGAAAACATTGCGCACCAGATCAAGGCGGCGCACCAAAACGGACTCGAAATCGCCCTGGTGGTGGGCGGTGGAAACTTCTGGCGTGGCGTCACGGCGAGCAGCCGCGGCATGGAGCGCGCCACGGCGGACTACATGGGCATGCTGGCCACGGTAATGAATTCGCTGGCCGTGCAGTCCATGCTGGAGGCGCTGGATGTGCCCACGCGGGTGCAGAGCGCCATCAAGATGGACGGCGTGGCAGAGCCCTTTATTCGCCGCCGGGCCATGCGCCACTTGGAGCTGGGCCGTGTGGTCATCTTTGCCGCCGGCACGGGGAATCCCTTCTTCTCCACGGACACCACCGCCGCCCTGCGCGCCAGTGAGATTGCCGCGGACGTGGTGCTGAAGGCCACGAAGGTGGACGGCATCTACGACAGCGACCCGAAGAAGAATCCCGATGCGGTCCGCTTTGAGCGCCTGACCTTCCAGGAGGCGCTGGTCCGCCAGCTCAAGGTCATGGACGCCACGGCGTTCAGCCTGTGCCAGGAGAACAACATGCCCATTGTGGTCTTCTCCATGAACGAGCCGGATACCATCCGGCAGGCGCTCATTGGCGAGCCCATCGGCACCATCGTCACTGCGTAA
- a CDS encoding Uma2 family endonuclease: MISWAEVCESPHLKDLPYKIETNRYGKILMSPTYLWHGNYQFEIGSLLKKLLPQGRVITECAVETTDGTRVADVAWISKDRFAPHKKAYSLPIAPEICVEILSNSNTKEEMQGKMQLYFSAGAQEVWLCDESGKMEFFRFDATGAIPQSFLCGDFPGKLDLE; this comes from the coding sequence ATGATCTCTTGGGCCGAAGTCTGTGAAAGTCCTCATCTCAAGGACTTGCCCTACAAGATTGAAACCAATCGGTACGGCAAGATTCTTATGAGTCCCACTTATCTGTGGCACGGGAACTATCAATTCGAAATCGGTTCCCTGCTCAAGAAGCTTCTTCCGCAGGGACGTGTGATCACAGAATGCGCCGTGGAAACGACGGATGGCACTCGAGTGGCGGACGTGGCATGGATTTCCAAGGACCGCTTTGCGCCGCACAAGAAGGCTTACAGCCTGCCGATTGCTCCGGAGATTTGTGTCGAAATCCTTTCTAACTCCAACACCAAGGAGGAGATGCAGGGCAAGATGCAGCTCTACTTCTCTGCCGGAGCCCAGGAAGTGTGGCTGTGTGACGAGAGCGGTAAGATGGAGTTCTTCCGGTTCGATGCGACTGGGGCCATTCCCCAGTCTTTCTTGTGTGGAGATTTCCCTGGGAAATTGGATTTGGAATAG
- a CDS encoding site-specific DNA-methyltransferase, with product MSSRRNAPSKKPKSAGATDPVLRPEWLVKAAPIVASVGPTDAPRLIHEDTQHGAWLYQGDCLALMEAAVDLHPNGVFDTIFADPPYFLSNGGMTCKNGRMVKVDKGDWDKSRGAELNHEFNLAWLEWCQKALKPDGTIWVSGTHHVIFSVGYAMQQLGFKILNDITWEKPNPPPNLSCRYFTHATETVLWAAKSAKSKHTFNYAAMKAVTGKQMKSVWRFPAPGKDEKQHGRHPTQKPLTLVERCILSSTKEGALVYDPFMGSGTTGVAALRTGRRFVGTEMERDHATLAVKRVSHALSASASSSPTPHHSHPHPSLNQHGWA from the coding sequence ATGTCGTCCCGCCGAAATGCCCCCAGCAAAAAACCAAAGTCCGCTGGGGCCACTGATCCGGTGCTGCGGCCGGAGTGGCTGGTGAAGGCGGCGCCCATCGTCGCCAGCGTGGGACCCACGGATGCGCCTCGGCTCATCCACGAGGACACTCAACACGGCGCGTGGCTCTACCAAGGGGACTGCCTAGCGCTCATGGAGGCGGCGGTGGACCTGCACCCAAATGGCGTGTTCGACACCATCTTCGCCGACCCGCCCTACTTCCTCTCCAACGGCGGCATGACCTGCAAGAACGGCCGCATGGTGAAGGTGGACAAGGGCGACTGGGACAAGTCCCGGGGTGCAGAACTGAACCACGAGTTCAACCTCGCCTGGCTGGAATGGTGCCAGAAGGCGCTCAAACCCGACGGCACTATCTGGGTCAGCGGCACGCACCATGTCATCTTTTCCGTGGGCTACGCCATGCAGCAGCTTGGGTTCAAGATTCTCAACGACATCACTTGGGAGAAGCCCAATCCCCCGCCCAACCTCTCCTGCCGCTACTTCACCCACGCCACGGAGACCGTGCTCTGGGCCGCGAAGTCCGCGAAGAGCAAGCACACCTTCAACTACGCCGCCATGAAGGCCGTGACCGGCAAGCAGATGAAGTCCGTGTGGCGCTTCCCCGCGCCGGGCAAGGACGAGAAACAGCACGGCAGGCACCCCACACAGAAGCCGCTCACGCTGGTGGAGCGCTGCATCCTCTCCTCCACCAAGGAAGGCGCACTGGTCTATGACCCCTTCATGGGCAGCGGCACCACGGGTGTCGCGGCGCTGCGCACGGGTCGACGCTTCGTGGGCACCGAGATGGAACGCGACCACGCCACGCTCGCGGTGAAACGTGTGAGCCATGCGCTGTCCGCGTCGGCATCATCTTCTCCTACACCCCATCATTCCCATCCTCATCCTTCTTTGAATCAACATGGCTGGGCGTAA
- the nuoD gene encoding NADH dehydrogenase (quinone) subunit D has protein sequence MATTVRELEAPDAAAKSALHEEAVSDMIGEKLVLNMGPSHPATHGVLRLVLELDGEIITKADPDVGYLHRGDEKIAENMHYNQFVPYTDRLDYLAPLANNVAYAMTVEKLMGWELPARGKAIRVICCEMARISSHLLGVGVFAMDVGAMSAFLYTFTEREKLYNLSEQLTGARFTTSYTRVGGQTRDMNEAFITGLKKFLGEILPVIDELEALLSKNSIFLGRTQGLGVITKEDAITWGITGPNARGSGVDFDIRKANPYLDYDKYDFDIPIGTTGDSYDRYLVRMEEMRQSVRILNQVLADLPGGPINVGDPKGMLPKKEGVLMKMEELIHHFIVATQGLDAPAGEVYFGAENPKGELGFYLCSKGGGVPYRLKIRSPSFINLSILPKILPGHMLSDVPAILGSFDFVMGECDR, from the coding sequence ATGGCCACCACCGTCCGCGAACTTGAAGCTCCCGATGCCGCCGCGAAATCCGCGCTGCACGAAGAGGCGGTGTCAGACATGATTGGCGAGAAGCTGGTGCTGAACATGGGCCCCTCTCACCCGGCCACCCACGGCGTGCTCCGCCTGGTGCTGGAACTCGACGGTGAAATCATCACCAAGGCAGACCCGGATGTCGGGTACCTGCACCGTGGGGATGAGAAAATCGCCGAGAACATGCATTACAACCAGTTCGTGCCCTACACGGACCGGTTGGACTACCTCGCCCCCCTCGCCAACAACGTGGCCTACGCCATGACCGTGGAAAAGCTCATGGGCTGGGAACTCCCCGCCCGTGGCAAGGCCATCCGCGTCATCTGCTGCGAAATGGCCCGCATCTCCTCCCACCTGCTCGGGGTGGGGGTGTTTGCCATGGACGTGGGTGCCATGTCGGCGTTCCTGTACACCTTCACGGAGCGCGAAAAGCTCTACAATCTCAGCGAGCAGCTCACCGGAGCCCGCTTCACCACCAGCTACACCCGTGTCGGCGGCCAGACCCGCGACATGAATGAGGCCTTCATCACCGGCCTGAAGAAGTTCCTGGGTGAGATTCTTCCCGTCATCGATGAGCTGGAAGCCCTGCTCTCGAAGAACAGCATTTTCCTCGGCCGTACCCAGGGCCTCGGCGTCATCACGAAGGAAGATGCCATCACCTGGGGCATCACCGGTCCGAACGCGCGTGGCAGCGGTGTCGACTTCGACATTCGCAAAGCCAACCCGTACCTCGACTACGACAAGTACGACTTCGACATCCCCATCGGCACCACGGGGGACAGCTACGACCGCTACCTCGTCCGGATGGAAGAGATGCGCCAGAGCGTCCGCATCCTGAATCAGGTCCTCGCCGACCTGCCCGGTGGCCCCATCAACGTGGGCGACCCCAAGGGCATGCTGCCGAAGAAGGAAGGCGTGCTCATGAAGATGGAGGAGCTCATCCACCACTTCATCGTCGCCACCCAAGGCTTGGATGCCCCCGCCGGCGAAGTGTACTTCGGCGCGGAGAACCCCAAGGGCGAACTCGGTTTCTATCTTTGCAGCAAGGGCGGCGGCGTCCCGTACCGCCTGAAGATTCGCAGCCCCTCCTTCATCAACCTGAGCATCCTGCCCAAGATTCTCCCCGGCCACATGCTGAGCGACGTCCCTGCCATCCTCGGCAGCTTCGACTTCGTGATGGGCGAGTGCGACCGGTAG
- a CDS encoding UDP-N-acetylglucosamine diphosphorylase: MLPADYLDFTHTAHRALFPDDQPVWSALARIASYLQTELKPAILGEVSPKATIGEHVFIDEGAVVEPGAVIKGPAWIGRGCQVRSGAYIRENVIAGANCVLGNSCEFKNCVLFDNCEVPHFNYVGDAILGYKAHLGAGVILSNVRLDRGEVIVMHHGKRIATGLKKFSAIIGDHAEIGCNSVVNPGSLVGRKSIIYPLTSVNGVIPANSFVKLRQTQQVVERR, from the coding sequence ATGCTCCCCGCCGACTACCTCGACTTCACCCACACGGCGCATCGCGCTTTGTTTCCTGATGATCAGCCGGTGTGGAGTGCATTGGCGCGCATCGCGAGCTATCTGCAGACGGAGCTGAAGCCCGCCATCCTTGGAGAGGTCTCTCCCAAGGCCACCATCGGCGAGCACGTCTTCATTGATGAAGGTGCGGTGGTCGAACCAGGCGCAGTGATCAAAGGTCCCGCGTGGATTGGGCGCGGATGTCAGGTGCGCAGTGGGGCGTATATCCGCGAGAACGTCATCGCCGGTGCGAACTGCGTGTTGGGGAACTCGTGTGAATTCAAGAACTGCGTCCTCTTCGACAACTGCGAGGTGCCGCACTTCAACTACGTGGGAGATGCCATCCTCGGCTACAAGGCCCACCTCGGCGCAGGTGTGATTCTTTCCAATGTGCGCCTGGATCGCGGCGAAGTGATTGTCATGCATCATGGCAAGCGCATCGCGACTGGCTTGAAGAAGTTTAGCGCCATCATCGGCGACCATGCCGAGATTGGTTGTAACAGCGTGGTGAACCCCGGCTCCCTGGTGGGCAGGAAGAGCATCATCTACCCGCTCACCAGTGTGAATGGCGTCATCCCGGCGAACTCCTTCGTGAAGCTGCGGCAGACGCAGCAGGTAGTGGAGCGGAGGTAG
- the frr gene encoding ribosome recycling factor has protein sequence MSANVTIQSAEDAMTKAVEHAIHEFAAVRTGKASPMLVENVDVLVQSYGSHMKLKQLAMISTPEARLIRIEPFDPGTIKDIERAINESKLGLNPAVEGKVIRLPVPELSTERRQQLVKTIKQMGEEARVRVRSARRDALETLKKQEKDGEITEDDLRRGEKEVQNITDKKIGEIDQHLTSKEKELMTV, from the coding sequence ATGTCCGCCAATGTTACCATCCAGTCCGCTGAAGACGCCATGACCAAGGCCGTCGAGCACGCCATCCATGAGTTCGCCGCCGTGCGCACCGGGAAGGCCTCACCCATGCTCGTGGAAAATGTCGACGTGCTGGTGCAGAGCTATGGCAGCCACATGAAGCTGAAGCAGCTCGCGATGATTTCCACCCCGGAAGCGCGGCTGATTCGCATTGAGCCCTTTGACCCGGGCACGATCAAGGACATCGAGCGCGCCATCAACGAGTCCAAGCTGGGGCTCAACCCTGCCGTGGAAGGCAAGGTCATCCGCCTGCCCGTGCCGGAGCTCTCCACCGAGCGCCGCCAGCAGCTCGTGAAGACCATCAAGCAGATGGGCGAGGAAGCCCGCGTGCGTGTGCGCTCCGCCCGCCGCGACGCCCTGGAAACCCTGAAGAAGCAGGAGAAGGACGGCGAGATCACGGAAGACGACCTCCGCCGCGGTGAGAAGGAAGTGCAGAACATCACCGACAAGAAAATTGGCGAAATCGACCAGCACCTGACCTCGAAGGAGAAGGAGCTGATGACGGTGTAG
- a CDS encoding TIGR02206 family membrane protein codes for MPPSPVEVASPVFRAFSTAHLAALAAVFVVGALMVWAARTRRRHLQRTLETTMAVLLLIQWPLSYWVAYNMGFLTAENAYPCHLCDMGAFLAIIALFTHRRPVFELVYFWGLAGTLQGLITPALTQDWPHPRYFLFFVNHGGVVIAALYGVLGLGFIPRAHAKWRAWFFILLYAVVVGIFDWAVGANYGFLCRKPPTASLFDALGPWPWYIGVTSLLALVFFILLDLPFIRLRRRG; via the coding sequence ATGCCCCCGAGTCCTGTTGAGGTCGCTTCTCCGGTATTCCGTGCGTTCAGCACGGCGCACCTCGCCGCGCTGGCGGCGGTGTTTGTGGTGGGGGCACTCATGGTCTGGGCGGCGCGCACCCGCCGGCGGCACCTGCAGCGAACCTTGGAGACGACCATGGCCGTGCTTTTGTTGATTCAGTGGCCGCTCAGCTACTGGGTCGCGTACAACATGGGGTTCCTCACGGCGGAGAATGCGTACCCGTGTCACCTGTGCGACATGGGCGCGTTCCTGGCTATCATCGCGCTTTTCACCCACCGGAGACCGGTGTTTGAGCTGGTGTACTTCTGGGGACTGGCCGGCACGCTGCAGGGACTCATCACCCCTGCGCTCACGCAGGACTGGCCGCATCCGCGGTATTTTCTCTTCTTCGTGAATCACGGGGGCGTGGTCATCGCCGCCTTGTACGGGGTGCTGGGGCTGGGCTTCATCCCCCGAGCTCATGCGAAGTGGCGGGCGTGGTTTTTCATCCTACTGTATGCCGTGGTGGTGGGCATCTTCGACTGGGCCGTGGGGGCGAACTACGGCTTCCTCTGCCGCAAGCCGCCCACCGCGAGTCTGTTCGACGCGCTCGGACCTTGGCCGTGGTACATCGGCGTGACCTCGCTGCTGGCGCTGGTCTTCTTCATTTTGCTCGATCTTCCCTTCATTCGGTTGCGACGCCGCGGGTGA
- a CDS encoding HAD-IIA family hydrolase gives MRRGYLIDMDGVMYRGKDLLPGAGEFVEQMQRQGIPFLFLTNNSAPTAEDLAVKMKHLGLPGISPKQFYTSAMNTADFLAQNHTGCTAYLLGDEGLAAAMNAQGIPNDAIKPDYVVVGEGNPSMERLAKAHQFIENGALLVATNPDNWCPMAGGTSRPGAGSTASFLEASTGRPAYYLGKPNGFMFQCARARLLRQACRNVDQVVMIGDTMETDIRGANESGLMSYLVLTGSTTLEEVSAYVYRPTRILQGVADLAQEMETGKERPLVVIQGGASLRKTAPRLNLPRPMLAS, from the coding sequence ATGAGACGAGGCTACTTAATCGATATGGATGGCGTGATGTACCGCGGCAAAGACCTATTGCCCGGTGCCGGTGAATTTGTGGAACAGATGCAAAGGCAAGGTATTCCCTTCCTGTTCCTCACGAACAACTCCGCTCCCACGGCGGAGGATCTCGCGGTGAAGATGAAGCACCTGGGTCTGCCGGGCATCTCACCGAAGCAGTTCTACACGTCCGCGATGAACACGGCGGACTTCCTGGCGCAAAACCACACCGGCTGCACCGCCTACCTGCTGGGCGATGAGGGCCTGGCGGCTGCCATGAATGCGCAGGGCATCCCCAACGATGCCATCAAGCCTGATTATGTGGTGGTGGGTGAAGGCAATCCCTCCATGGAGCGATTGGCCAAGGCGCACCAGTTCATCGAGAACGGCGCCCTGCTGGTGGCGACCAATCCCGACAACTGGTGCCCCATGGCCGGAGGCACCTCGCGACCCGGCGCCGGCTCGACCGCCTCCTTCCTGGAAGCGAGCACGGGGCGCCCCGCCTACTACCTCGGCAAGCCTAATGGCTTCATGTTCCAATGCGCCCGCGCCCGCCTGCTGCGCCAGGCCTGCCGTAATGTGGATCAGGTGGTGATGATCGGCGACACGATGGAAACCGACATCCGCGGAGCGAATGAGAGTGGTCTCATGTCCTATCTGGTGCTGACCGGCTCAACGACCTTGGAGGAAGTGTCCGCCTATGTGTACCGACCCACCCGCATCCTGCAGGGCGTGGCGGACCTTGCTCAAGAAATGGAAACCGGAAAAGAGCGACCTCTCGTCGTCATCCAAGGTGGCGCCAGCCTTCGCAAGACCGCCCCACGCCTGAACCTGCCGAGACCAATGCTGGCGTCGTAG
- a CDS encoding sulfotransferase domain-containing protein gives MIEAHLDIAAGKWTEDRSQVEIGGWAFAERGHIVVVQVFGNGVPLGFIPYGFSRVDVSEFFGSRCPSAQVGFHGLLRLPDSVAKAKATPLEVKVVFTSSELEKRELAATVSLPVGDTGTKPPAPPAPEPGIKESADTGTPPPGTSFPKLAAPNFFILGAAKCGTTSLYYALKQHPEIHLSAVKEPSFFSTGFQVVRNPIEYCNLFPEQAGKKRYGEASHVYFSSPETAPVLRQLFPDAKFLLIVRNPVHRAHSLYQHMRRAGDEFLPTFELALAEEDHRFADPGFRARCPQYFWNYMYCRTSMYDVQLCNYLEHFPREQFLVLTLGEWRSDPVRWQAEIFRFLEVDPSVQVSTEPQNQAAAPSTLREETRSVLENHFTGMRERLEGLVGRRLEHWEV, from the coding sequence ATGATAGAAGCCCACCTCGACATTGCCGCCGGAAAATGGACCGAAGACAGGTCCCAGGTGGAGATCGGAGGATGGGCCTTTGCCGAGCGGGGTCATATCGTGGTCGTGCAGGTGTTCGGGAATGGCGTACCTCTCGGATTCATTCCCTATGGCTTCTCGCGCGTCGATGTTTCCGAGTTCTTCGGTTCCCGGTGTCCTTCTGCACAAGTGGGTTTCCACGGCCTGCTGAGGCTGCCGGATTCGGTCGCAAAGGCGAAGGCCACCCCTCTGGAAGTGAAAGTGGTGTTCACCTCCTCTGAGTTGGAGAAACGCGAACTGGCAGCCACCGTGTCGTTACCCGTAGGGGATACAGGCACAAAGCCGCCAGCACCACCTGCACCCGAGCCGGGCATCAAGGAGTCGGCTGACACCGGCACGCCCCCTCCAGGGACATCGTTTCCCAAACTCGCCGCACCGAATTTCTTCATCCTTGGCGCTGCGAAGTGCGGCACCACGAGCCTCTACTACGCGCTGAAGCAGCACCCGGAGATCCATCTTTCCGCAGTCAAGGAACCCAGCTTCTTCTCCACTGGATTTCAGGTGGTCAGGAATCCGATCGAGTACTGCAACCTCTTCCCGGAACAGGCGGGGAAGAAGCGCTACGGCGAGGCCTCGCATGTGTACTTCAGCAGCCCGGAGACAGCGCCCGTGCTGCGCCAGCTCTTTCCAGACGCGAAGTTCCTGCTCATCGTGCGGAATCCAGTGCACCGAGCCCACTCGCTGTACCAGCACATGAGACGGGCCGGGGACGAATTCCTGCCCACGTTCGAACTGGCGCTCGCGGAGGAGGACCATCGCTTCGCGGACCCTGGCTTCCGGGCACGCTGCCCCCAGTATTTCTGGAACTACATGTACTGCCGCACCTCGATGTATGATGTGCAATTGTGCAACTACCTGGAGCACTTTCCACGCGAGCAGTTTCTCGTCCTGACGCTCGGTGAATGGCGGTCCGATCCCGTGCGCTGGCAGGCCGAGATATTCCGCTTTCTGGAGGTGGATCCCTCAGTTCAGGTGAGCACCGAACCGCAAAATCAAGCGGCCGCCCCCTCCACCCTGCGGGAAGAAACTCGCTCCGTCCTGGAGAACCACTTCACAGGCATGCGCGAACGGCTGGAAGGCCTGGTCGGCAGAAGGCTGGAACATTGGGAAGTCTGA
- a CDS encoding transposase codes for MHPEELKFFNPFDRVEKTCNRLPHWEQAGASYFITFRLADAVPETLRREWERERSAWLIGHPKPWDTDTEREYHLRFSLRMDKWLDAGHGARHLRRRECRDEVQSCLEGEDTQDACHQHAWVIRPNHVHVLMTLGQETAISLSAVLQSWKGASSRGINRRLGRRGRLWQKDYFDRLIRDGDHFASCVRYIRAKPTKARLKESEFTHYESELAHLFAERR; via the coding sequence ATGCACCCCGAGGAGTTGAAGTTCTTCAACCCATTCGATCGCGTTGAGAAAACCTGCAATCGGCTGCCTCATTGGGAGCAGGCCGGAGCGTCCTATTTCATCACTTTCCGCCTGGCGGATGCCGTGCCGGAGACCTTGCGCCGGGAGTGGGAGCGTGAGCGCAGCGCCTGGTTGATTGGTCATCCCAAGCCATGGGATACGGACACGGAGAGGGAGTATCATCTCCGCTTCAGCCTGCGTATGGACAAGTGGCTCGATGCTGGCCATGGAGCACGTCACTTGCGGCGGCGAGAGTGCCGCGATGAGGTGCAGTCGTGCCTGGAGGGAGAGGACACACAGGACGCTTGCCATCAACACGCTTGGGTCATCAGGCCCAATCACGTGCATGTACTCATGACGTTGGGGCAGGAGACGGCCATTTCATTGTCTGCAGTACTGCAATCATGGAAAGGTGCTTCATCGCGGGGGATCAATCGACGGCTCGGTCGGAGAGGGCGGCTTTGGCAGAAGGACTATTTCGACCGGCTCATCCGTGATGGCGATCACTTCGCAAGTTGTGTGCGCTACATACGGGCGAAACCCACGAAAGCACGACTCAAGGAAAGTGAATTCACTCACTACGAGAGCGAACTGGCGCATTTGTTTGCTGAAAGGCGGTGA